A window of Nitrosopumilus sp. contains these coding sequences:
- the carB gene encoding carbamoyl-phosphate synthase (glutamine-hydrolyzing) large subunit — protein MKSVLINPNIATIQTDTRFADQVYLLPVNKEYVESIIEKERPDGIMLAYGGQTALNCGVGLEQSGILQKYDVKVLGTQIKGIQRTEDRQLFKDSMSECDVPVLKSKTVTNFEDAKKVAEELTYPVIVRVAYTLGGRGGGVAYNEIELHEIVERGFKASIVGQVLIEEYIGHWKQIEYEVMQDYDGNNVIVCNMENILSMKAHTGDNIVVAPSQTIDNHEYHMLRSAALRATKHVGIVGECNIQYALEPYSDKYVAIEINPRLSRSSALASKATGYPLAYMSAKIGLGYNLSELVNRITKNTTACFEPSLDYIVCKHPRWDFEKFELVNRKLGPTMKSVGEVMAIGRTFEESFQKAIRMLDIGNDGLVLNRANGKTYSEEEIEYKLSHHDDHIMYHVAIALKMKISVERIYTLSTIDPWFIEKIKNIVDIESKLKQSDLDESLLWEAKKMGFSDKQIARAKEKSPDEIRSLRKKYGILPSVKQIDTLAAEWPAVTNYLYLTYGGHSNDVIIPPDEKGIVVLGAGPYRIGSSVEFDWGTVNMVWGLQENGEKSVSVVNCNPETVSTDYDICTRLYFEELTEERILDIHEFEHPRGIITCVGGQTANNLTPGLAEHGINILGTTAYDVDRAENRSKFSAELDKLHIQQPQWQAFTNLNEAKSFAQDVGFPVIVRPSYVLSGAAMKVVWSQDQLKQYVKEATDVSPDHPVVISKFMLNSLEVDVDGICNGKEVVIGAIVEHIDSAGVHSGDAMMCIPPWRLSNNIIEIINDYTKKIALTFNIKGPFNLQFLIHDDHVYVIELNIRASRSMPFVSKLVKTNLISLAAKAILDKPLPKIPENKWQRIQNYGIKVPQFSFMQLQGADIALGVEMQSTGEAACFGNSFYDALSKGLISVGYTLPESGTALVTVGGSQNKEKLVSTIARLKQLGFEILGTEHTAEFFKEKIGEVQIVHKISEPTRKPNIADLLYQRKIDFIINIPSTSTLEKYVGMLDDEYQIRRKSLELGIPVLTTIELADSFVKTLEWLKNNKPTIEPIEPYDNYT, from the coding sequence CTGAAGAGTGTTTTAATTAATCCAAACATTGCTACAATCCAGACAGATACTAGATTCGCAGATCAAGTGTATCTCCTTCCTGTAAACAAAGAGTACGTTGAATCTATTATCGAAAAAGAAAGACCAGATGGAATTATGCTGGCATATGGTGGTCAAACTGCTCTTAACTGTGGGGTTGGTCTAGAGCAATCTGGCATACTTCAAAAGTATGATGTAAAGGTACTTGGAACGCAAATCAAAGGAATACAAAGAACCGAAGATCGTCAACTCTTCAAGGACTCTATGTCAGAATGTGATGTCCCTGTTCTAAAAAGTAAAACTGTCACAAATTTTGAGGATGCAAAAAAGGTAGCTGAAGAACTGACATACCCTGTGATAGTTCGAGTCGCATATACTTTGGGTGGACGAGGAGGCGGAGTTGCATATAATGAAATTGAACTACACGAAATTGTTGAACGAGGCTTCAAGGCAAGCATTGTTGGTCAAGTTCTAATTGAAGAATACATTGGACACTGGAAACAAATAGAATATGAGGTGATGCAAGATTATGATGGAAATAACGTAATTGTCTGTAACATGGAAAATATTCTTTCCATGAAAGCACACACTGGTGATAACATTGTAGTTGCACCGTCTCAAACAATTGACAATCATGAATATCATATGTTGCGTTCTGCTGCATTGCGTGCAACAAAGCATGTTGGAATTGTTGGAGAATGCAACATCCAATATGCCCTTGAACCATATTCTGATAAATACGTTGCAATTGAAATAAATCCAAGGCTTTCACGTTCTTCTGCACTTGCAAGTAAGGCCACTGGATATCCGCTTGCATACATGTCTGCAAAAATTGGACTAGGTTACAATTTGTCTGAACTAGTAAACAGAATTACAAAAAATACTACAGCTTGTTTTGAACCCTCACTTGATTATATTGTATGCAAACATCCTAGATGGGATTTTGAAAAATTTGAACTCGTAAACAGAAAACTTGGACCTACAATGAAATCCGTTGGTGAAGTAATGGCAATCGGAAGAACCTTTGAGGAATCATTTCAAAAAGCAATTCGAATGTTAGATATTGGAAATGATGGATTAGTTCTTAATCGTGCAAACGGAAAAACATATTCTGAAGAAGAAATCGAATACAAACTATCTCACCACGATGATCACATTATGTATCATGTTGCAATCGCACTGAAAATGAAAATCTCTGTTGAGAGAATTTATACACTTTCAACTATTGATCCTTGGTTTATTGAAAAAATAAAAAACATAGTAGATATCGAGTCAAAACTAAAGCAGTCAGATCTTGACGAATCACTTCTTTGGGAGGCAAAAAAAATGGGTTTCTCAGACAAGCAAATTGCTCGAGCTAAAGAAAAATCCCCTGATGAAATACGTTCATTGCGCAAGAAATACGGAATTTTGCCCTCTGTAAAACAAATTGATACCTTGGCAGCAGAATGGCCTGCAGTAACAAACTATCTGTATCTCACATATGGGGGACACTCGAATGACGTCATAATACCTCCTGACGAAAAAGGAATAGTTGTACTTGGTGCTGGTCCTTACCGAATTGGAAGTAGCGTTGAATTTGACTGGGGCACTGTCAATATGGTGTGGGGGTTGCAAGAAAATGGTGAGAAAAGTGTCTCTGTTGTAAACTGCAATCCTGAAACAGTATCAACTGATTATGATATCTGTACTAGACTTTACTTTGAGGAATTAACTGAAGAGAGAATTTTAGATATACATGAATTTGAGCATCCAAGAGGAATAATCACATGTGTTGGTGGACAAACTGCAAATAACCTGACACCTGGACTTGCAGAACATGGAATCAACATCTTGGGAACCACTGCATATGATGTTGATAGGGCCGAGAATCGCTCAAAGTTTAGTGCAGAACTTGATAAACTTCACATACAACAACCGCAATGGCAAGCATTTACAAATCTTAACGAGGCAAAAAGTTTTGCACAAGATGTCGGATTTCCAGTAATTGTAAGACCCTCATATGTTTTATCTGGTGCTGCGATGAAAGTTGTCTGGTCACAAGATCAACTAAAACAATATGTTAAGGAAGCAACAGATGTATCTCCTGATCACCCTGTAGTGATTTCAAAATTTATGTTAAATTCACTTGAAGTAGATGTTGATGGAATTTGCAATGGAAAAGAAGTAGTAATTGGTGCAATAGTTGAACATATTGACAGTGCAGGTGTTCACTCTGGTGATGCAATGATGTGTATTCCACCTTGGCGTTTGAGTAACAATATTATTGAAATCATTAATGATTACACAAAAAAGATTGCACTGACATTTAATATCAAGGGTCCGTTTAATTTACAGTTCTTGATTCATGATGATCACGTTTATGTAATTGAGCTAAATATCAGAGCATCGCGTTCAATGCCTTTTGTATCAAAACTAGTCAAAACAAACTTGATTTCACTTGCAGCCAAGGCAATTTTGGATAAACCCTTGCCTAAAATACCTGAAAACAAGTGGCAGAGAATCCAGAATTATGGAATAAAGGTACCACAGTTCTCCTTTATGCAATTGCAAGGAGCAGATATTGCACTAGGAGTTGAGATGCAATCTACTGGTGAAGCCGCATGTTTTGGAAACAGCTTTTATGATGCACTATCAAAAGGCCTGATATCAGTAGGATATACTCTTCCAGAATCTGGCACTGCACTTGTTACAGTTGGTGGTTCACAAAATAAAGAAAAACTAGTATCTACAATTGCAAGACTCAAACAACTTGGATTTGAAATTCTTGGAACTGAACACACTGCTGAATTCTTTAAAGAAAAAATCGGTGAAGTTCAAATAGTTCACAAAATTTCAGAACCTACAAGAAAACCAAACATTGCAGATCTTCTATATCAGCGAAAGATTGACTTTATCATAAATATTCCAAGTACCTCAACACTGGAAAAATATGTTGGAATGCTAGATGATGAATATCAAATAAGACGCAAGTCTTTGGAATTAGGGATTCCAGTATTAACTACAATTGAATTGGCAGACTCTTTTGTAAAAACTCTGGAATGGCTAAAGAATAACAAACCTACCATTGAACCAATTGAGCCTTATGATAATTACACATGA
- a CDS encoding TrmB family transcriptional regulator — protein sequence MVNEKVLTVSLEEFGLSKYEAQAYVALISKGSISAGELAYHSEIPRTKVYPTLLKLESKKLVIISKSKPIMCTAIAPEDAFDEIIHEQINKVNAMNALISNLKKASEESRKSRGSEERRYFHMSANNVVTQLQTMIEGSKSSIKIMTDQWGFGLLAECKEQMLAVLRRSLDVKVLVTPIQIGSDAFRAIPEGVEIRVSEISQNCFIFDETELLMINNNNGKGAIFSSTEILGINQERMFSNIWKNAIKTKALADMSKTDAQEIYKIIKTVNETGLSHILSASIISKKPELGIFKMLEKNGISLKSRSLEEVIEIIDAVMQITCSGHVNFEANTKNITIESKLNSGHSLPWVSILDGCLQSQGYKTRTIYQNNSSKGEKVHIKISKN from the coding sequence ATGGTAAACGAGAAGGTCTTAACAGTAAGCTTGGAAGAATTTGGGCTTAGTAAATACGAGGCACAGGCATATGTGGCATTAATTTCCAAAGGATCTATTTCAGCTGGGGAACTGGCATATCACTCAGAGATCCCACGAACAAAAGTCTATCCAACTTTGTTAAAATTAGAAAGCAAAAAACTGGTAATAATTTCAAAAAGCAAGCCAATCATGTGTACTGCAATTGCACCAGAAGATGCATTTGATGAAATCATCCACGAGCAAATCAACAAGGTAAATGCAATGAATGCATTAATCTCAAATTTAAAGAAGGCAAGTGAAGAAAGTAGAAAATCAAGGGGTTCTGAAGAGAGAAGATATTTCCACATGAGCGCAAACAATGTAGTAACTCAACTTCAAACGATGATTGAAGGTTCAAAATCATCAATCAAGATAATGACAGATCAATGGGGATTTGGATTGCTCGCCGAATGCAAGGAGCAGATGCTAGCAGTTTTGCGTCGTAGTTTGGATGTTAAAGTACTTGTCACCCCAATACAAATTGGTTCAGATGCATTCAGAGCAATTCCAGAGGGGGTAGAAATTAGAGTATCTGAAATTAGTCAAAACTGCTTTATTTTTGATGAGACAGAATTGTTAATGATAAATAATAATAATGGCAAAGGTGCAATTTTTTCATCAACTGAGATTCTGGGAATAAATCAAGAAAGAATGTTTTCTAATATTTGGAAAAATGCAATTAAAACTAAAGCTCTTGCAGACATGTCAAAAACAGACGCCCAAGAGATTTACAAAATAATAAAAACGGTTAACGAGACAGGTTTGTCACATATTCTTAGTGCATCAATAATATCAAAAAAACCAGAATTAGGAATTTTCAAAATGCTAGAAAAAAATGGAATCTCTTTGAAATCAAGATCACTTGAAGAGGTTATAGAAATAATTGATGCAGTAATGCAAATTACATGTTCTGGGCATGTTAACTTTGAAGCAAATACTAAAAACATTACAATTGAATCAAAACTAAACAGTGGCCATTCATTGCCATGGGTATCAATTCTAGATGGATGTCTACAAAGCCAGGGATATAAGACCAGAACTATTTATCAGAATAATTCAAGCAAAGGTGAAAAAGTTCACATAAAGATAAGTAAAAACTAA
- the carA gene encoding glutamine-hydrolyzing carbamoyl-phosphate synthase small subunit → MIFADGTVLDGEGFGYSTVIFGEIVFNTGMVGYTEALTDPSYSGQILTLTYPLVGNYGVPDSSITDIDGIPKFFESDKIQVRGLVVHELSLTASHWNLAMTLDEWLYKEKIPGISGIDTRELTKKIRTGGVMMAALVVSDSQIDTKDIKKRLATATKYESEQFMDDVSTKQEKIYGNESKSVVVVDTGAKNAIIRNIREIGYKVIRVPWDTTYEKIMSYHPKGVVLSSGPGDPQKCPDTIYTAKKLIDNNIPTLGICLGAQIIGIAGNTDTYKLKYGHRGQNKPCVNLENNQVYVTSQNHGYGITPESLAKSEFNLWFTNADDKTVEGIKHKKQKCIAVQFHPEAAPGPYDCKFVFEELKHLMEEGTSAKE, encoded by the coding sequence CTGATTTTTGCTGATGGAACTGTTCTTGACGGTGAAGGTTTTGGTTATTCTACGGTTATTTTTGGTGAAATTGTCTTTAATACTGGAATGGTGGGATATACAGAAGCTCTAACAGACCCTTCATACAGCGGACAAATACTTACCCTAACGTATCCGCTAGTTGGGAACTATGGTGTTCCTGACTCTTCGATTACAGACATTGATGGAATCCCAAAATTCTTTGAATCTGATAAAATCCAAGTTCGGGGGTTAGTAGTGCATGAATTGTCACTTACTGCAAGTCACTGGAATCTTGCCATGACTCTGGATGAGTGGTTATATAAAGAAAAGATTCCTGGGATCTCTGGAATAGATACTCGCGAACTAACAAAGAAGATTAGAACCGGCGGTGTCATGATGGCTGCATTGGTTGTCTCTGACTCTCAAATAGATACTAAGGATATAAAAAAACGGCTTGCGACTGCCACTAAATATGAATCTGAACAATTCATGGATGATGTTTCAACAAAACAAGAAAAAATCTATGGCAATGAAAGTAAGTCCGTTGTTGTAGTTGACACTGGTGCAAAAAATGCAATAATACGAAATATTCGAGAGATTGGTTATAAGGTAATTCGTGTGCCATGGGACACTACATATGAAAAGATAATGTCATATCATCCAAAAGGAGTTGTACTTAGTAGTGGTCCTGGCGATCCTCAAAAATGCCCTGACACAATTTATACTGCAAAAAAATTAATTGATAATAATATCCCTACGTTAGGGATTTGTTTAGGTGCACAAATTATTGGAATCGCAGGAAACACTGATACTTACAAACTAAAATATGGGCATCGTGGACAAAACAAACCTTGTGTCAACTTGGAGAACAATCAAGTTTATGTTACTAGTCAGAATCATGGATATGGAATAACTCCAGAATCCCTTGCTAAGTCTGAATTTAATTTATGGTTTACAAATGCGGACGACAAAACAGTTGAAGGAATAAAACACAAAAAACAAAAGTGTATTGCAGTACAATTTCATCCCGAAGCTGCACCTGGTCCTTATGATTGTAAGTTCGTCTTTGAAGAGTTAAAACATCTTATGGAGGAAGGAACATCTGCCAAAGAATGA
- a CDS encoding RidA family protein — MIEEKLDSLGVKLPTPPTPAGSYVPAVKTGNLLFISGQIPMENGKVIFTGKVSEENLEIAQKSARMCAINLLAQIKRELGDLDKVTKIVRLSGFVNSAPEFSQQPKVINPASDLFFEIFGEKGKHSRIAVGVANLPLNSMTEIDAIVEFSNQK, encoded by the coding sequence ATGATAGAAGAAAAACTCGATTCATTAGGAGTTAAACTTCCAACCCCACCAACTCCTGCAGGATCTTATGTTCCTGCAGTAAAGACAGGTAATTTATTGTTCATCTCAGGACAGATTCCAATGGAGAATGGCAAGGTAATTTTTACAGGCAAAGTATCTGAAGAAAATTTAGAAATAGCCCAAAAATCTGCAAGAATGTGTGCAATCAACCTCTTGGCTCAGATAAAAAGAGAGTTAGGCGATCTGGATAAAGTGACAAAAATAGTAAGATTATCAGGATTTGTAAATTCAGCCCCAGAATTTTCTCAGCAACCCAAAGTTATCAATCCAGCTTCGGACTTGTTTTTTGAAATATTCGGAGAGAAAGGAAAGCATTCTAGAATCGCAGTTGGTGTAGCTAATTTACCATTAAATTCTATGACAGAAATTGATGCAATAGTTGAATTTTCAAATCAAAAATAA
- a CDS encoding SWIM zinc finger family protein — MTQDLGRIQSIVSEKRVKLHVFEPSQRKIWTVVGVGDEYWLDPDDHYCSCPGFYFGQLAGKITCYHLESAELARKENQVDKIIFSDEEFSDFLSGLISDL, encoded by the coding sequence ATGACTCAAGATCTAGGACGCATTCAATCAATAGTTTCTGAAAAGCGGGTCAAACTACATGTTTTTGAGCCTAGTCAAAGAAAAATCTGGACTGTGGTTGGTGTGGGTGATGAATACTGGTTAGATCCGGATGATCATTATTGTTCTTGCCCTGGATTTTATTTTGGACAGTTGGCAGGAAAGATTACTTGCTATCATCTCGAATCTGCAGAACTTGCAAGAAAAGAGAATCAAGTTGATAAAATTATTTTTTCTGATGAAGAGTTTTCTGATTTTCTTTCAGGATTAATTTCTGATTTGTAA
- a CDS encoding V-type ATP synthase subunit F: MKIFTVGSKSFVTSFQLAGIPGIISDTPQKALTQIRTLTDDSDVGLVLVSDDITESIGDELTSLRAEKSTLVFSLPAAGSEKNEVDYRLMLKKILGV, from the coding sequence GTGAAAATCTTTACTGTTGGCAGCAAATCCTTTGTTACAAGTTTCCAATTGGCCGGGATTCCAGGTATTATCTCTGATACTCCACAAAAAGCATTGACTCAAATCAGAACACTAACTGATGATTCTGATGTTGGTCTGGTATTAGTAAGTGATGATATCACAGAATCAATCGGTGATGAATTGACATCACTGAGGGCTGAAAAGTCGACTCTTGTATTTTCACTTCCTGCAGCAGGAAGTGAAAAAAATGAAGTCGACTATAGATTAATGCTTAAAAAAATTCTTGGTGTATAG
- a CDS encoding metallophosphoesterase: MPQIRILPARPALIIEGKKKNLVITDLHIGFENSMTSNKIFVGKNSTINETIQELSKMIESEKPDSVILLGDIKSSIKSISRNEWDEIPKFFKEVKEKCDVILIPGNHDANIQRLVPDNISMISSAGMVEDNMLLTHGHTMPSENFSHVDKIIMGHIHPVFFQEDSIMNGQRVWVSIKTEKEKIFPNRSGEIEITIIPSFNRYFYATHRKQYKKSISPIIDKIKPVLSARIVTLDGVIIGNESIIDQVI, encoded by the coding sequence ATGCCACAAATCAGAATACTTCCAGCAAGACCTGCATTGATAATAGAAGGAAAGAAAAAAAATCTAGTGATCACAGATTTACATATTGGGTTTGAAAATAGCATGACATCAAATAAAATTTTTGTAGGAAAAAATTCCACAATAAATGAAACGATTCAAGAATTATCAAAGATGATAGAATCTGAAAAGCCGGACTCGGTAATTTTATTAGGAGACATAAAGTCGAGCATTAAAAGTATTTCAAGAAATGAATGGGATGAAATCCCAAAATTCTTCAAAGAGGTTAAAGAAAAGTGTGATGTCATACTAATTCCAGGAAATCATGATGCAAACATTCAGAGATTAGTTCCAGATAACATCTCAATGATCAGTTCAGCTGGAATGGTAGAAGACAATATGTTGCTGACACATGGACATACAATGCCTTCAGAGAATTTTTCACACGTAGACAAAATAATTATGGGACATATTCATCCAGTATTTTTCCAGGAAGACTCTATAATGAATGGCCAAAGGGTCTGGGTATCAATAAAGACAGAGAAAGAAAAGATATTTCCAAATAGATCAGGAGAGATTGAAATCACTATCATCCCATCATTTAACAGATATTTTTATGCAACACATAGAAAACAATACAAAAAATCAATCTCGCCAATTATTGACAAGATAAAACCAGTTTTATCTGCGAGGATAGTTACACTTGATGGAGTAATTATTGGGAATGAATCAATCATAGATCAAGTGATTTAA
- a CDS encoding zinc-dependent dehydrogenase, which translates to MKTASVKESGIISIDNVETPNLRSGDILVQMESCGICGSDLEKVFGHYGQPSMRLGHEPAGIVLDVGSGVTQFKKGDRVFTHHHVPCYDCHLCKHGNETMCVKYYETNLSPCGLSEKYVVPSWNVSHDGVLKISDKTSFEEAAMIEPLACCVRAWTKFQYKEGDSTAIFGVGPTGMMHVMLAHAKKFSKIFCFDVNNFRLNFAKKFNITLSINSMDENRKQKILDHTDGQGVDVAIVATSSLKALEDAIGMVRKGGSVMMFGVPSKGAMMNLDMSVVYSKEITLVTSYAASDKDTAEALNLIESSQIDVRQLITHTYCINDSQKAFDHARTGENAMKIIITK; encoded by the coding sequence ATGAAAACTGCATCTGTAAAAGAATCAGGTATAATTTCTATTGATAATGTAGAAACACCCAACCTAAGATCTGGAGATATTCTAGTTCAGATGGAGTCTTGTGGTATATGTGGCTCTGATTTGGAAAAAGTGTTTGGTCACTATGGTCAACCATCAATGCGTTTAGGTCATGAACCTGCTGGCATAGTTTTAGATGTTGGCTCTGGTGTAACTCAATTTAAAAAGGGTGATAGAGTTTTCACACATCACCATGTTCCTTGTTATGATTGTCATTTGTGTAAGCATGGAAATGAAACGATGTGTGTAAAATACTATGAAACTAATCTATCTCCATGTGGTTTATCAGAAAAATATGTTGTTCCATCTTGGAATGTTTCACATGATGGTGTCTTGAAAATTTCTGATAAAACTAGTTTTGAAGAGGCAGCTATGATTGAGCCACTAGCATGCTGTGTTAGGGCTTGGACTAAATTCCAATACAAAGAAGGCGACTCAACTGCAATATTTGGTGTTGGTCCTACAGGTATGATGCATGTAATGTTGGCTCACGCAAAAAAGTTTTCAAAAATTTTCTGTTTTGATGTAAATAACTTTAGACTAAACTTTGCAAAAAAGTTCAACATAACACTGTCCATTAACTCTATGGATGAAAACAGAAAACAAAAGATTCTAGACCACACTGATGGACAAGGTGTAGATGTAGCAATTGTAGCTACAAGCAGTCTTAAAGCACTAGAGGATGCAATTGGAATGGTTCGTAAGGGAGGTTCTGTCATGATGTTTGGTGTTCCATCAAAAGGCGCAATGATGAATTTGGATATGAGTGTAGTTTACTCTAAAGAGATCACTTTAGTTACTAGCTATGCCGCATCTGACAAAGATACTGCTGAAGCGTTGAATCTAATAGAATCGTCTCAGATTGATGTGAGGCAATTAATAACTCACACTTACTGCATAAATGATTCTCAAAAAGCATTTGATCATGCACGTACAGGTGAGAATGCAATGAAAATAATTATTACAAAATGA
- a CDS encoding AAA family ATPase, translating to MSLAPQELENTASKYASEAIKCDSQGARGMAITHYQNAIDTLVKLLQLYPNSKLNQIYKDRCNSYHNRIGALQQTHGVEPAVDPKATESEQKESVQRQENENDFEELIMKEKPDVTWDQVIGLDDAKSALRESIVYPTKRPDLFPLGWPKGMLLYGPPGTGKTMLAAATANEMDGYFINVDASSMMSKWLGEAEKNVSKLFAMARQHAEKEGKPVILFVDEVDSLLGSRNSEVGGEVRTKNQFLTEMDGVNSKGKQLMLYVIGATNKPWSLDWPFLRRFQKRIYVSLPTQAARENLFKQYTEPLSKNYNVNNTELAKLFDGYSASDIKDVCQAAQIKTVHEIFNDPDYHEPIEGETPRQPRELTTADFKDIMARRKPSVSLEMIRAYHKWSEEFQAL from the coding sequence ATGAGTTTAGCGCCACAAGAATTAGAAAACACAGCAAGCAAATATGCTTCTGAAGCCATCAAATGTGACTCACAAGGTGCTCGTGGTATGGCAATTACTCACTATCAAAATGCCATAGACACTCTGGTTAAACTATTACAACTTTATCCAAACAGCAAACTAAATCAAATTTACAAAGACCGATGTAACTCTTACCATAACAGAATAGGTGCACTGCAGCAGACACATGGTGTAGAACCTGCAGTTGATCCAAAGGCCACCGAATCTGAACAAAAGGAATCTGTTCAAAGACAAGAAAATGAAAATGACTTTGAAGAATTAATCATGAAAGAAAAACCTGATGTTACTTGGGACCAAGTAATTGGATTAGATGATGCTAAAAGCGCGCTTCGCGAATCTATTGTATATCCTACAAAGAGACCTGATTTGTTTCCTTTAGGCTGGCCAAAAGGAATGCTACTTTATGGTCCTCCAGGCACTGGTAAAACAATGCTTGCAGCCGCAACTGCAAACGAGATGGATGGTTATTTCATTAATGTTGACGCATCATCAATGATGAGTAAATGGTTAGGTGAGGCAGAAAAGAACGTTTCAAAACTATTTGCAATGGCAAGACAACATGCAGAAAAAGAAGGTAAACCTGTAATTTTGTTTGTAGATGAAGTTGATTCTTTGCTTGGTTCTAGAAACAGTGAAGTAGGTGGAGAGGTGAGAACTAAAAATCAATTTCTGACTGAGATGGATGGTGTAAACAGCAAAGGCAAACAACTGATGTTGTATGTGATAGGTGCTACAAACAAACCTTGGAGTCTTGATTGGCCTTTCCTTAGGAGATTCCAAAAGAGAATTTATGTATCTCTTCCAACACAAGCAGCAAGAGAAAATCTGTTTAAACAATACACTGAGCCACTTAGCAAAAATTACAATGTCAATAACACCGAACTTGCAAAATTGTTTGACGGATACAGCGCAAGTGATATCAAGGATGTTTGTCAGGCAGCGCAAATCAAAACAGTCCATGAAATTTTCAATGATCCAGATTATCATGAACCAATTGAAGGTGAGACGCCTAGACAACCAAGAGAATTGACAACAGCTGATTTCAAAGATATTATGGCAAGACGTAAACCCAGTGTCTCACTTGAAATGATTCGCGCATATCACAAGTGGAGCGAAGAGTTCCAGGCACTTTAG
- a CDS encoding PEFG-CTERM domain-containing protein — MLKIPFLMLIAVSIFSSSAFAESTIEVSVSEENIKSLDAVLITGKITEVSQYKPVKLTVTDPEGIVVYSPLVTIKDDGSFRKIIQPTLPSFKDGTYSITASHEETQVIAKTQFTVTQDGIPRSIIQPTQEPKIVENGSSPKTGITLEADAVNGSDTIKIKGNTSYRGTDITFIVNSPAGNLISIGQITPGIHGDFELEIKAGGSLWKEDGIYTITANQGTSSEYKKSIQVEIKDGLVIPEFGVVASLVLGISLFTMIMISSKSKISILSRY, encoded by the coding sequence ATGTTAAAAATTCCATTTTTGATGTTAATTGCAGTTTCAATCTTTTCATCCTCGGCTTTTGCAGAATCAACAATAGAGGTTAGCGTTTCTGAGGAAAACATCAAGTCTTTAGACGCAGTTTTGATCACAGGAAAAATAACAGAAGTGTCTCAATACAAACCAGTAAAACTTACGGTAACAGATCCAGAAGGGATTGTTGTATACAGTCCATTAGTGACAATAAAGGATGATGGATCATTCAGAAAGATAATCCAGCCAACCCTTCCAAGTTTCAAAGATGGGACATATTCTATAACTGCAAGTCATGAAGAAACACAAGTTATAGCAAAGACACAGTTTACAGTAACACAGGATGGAATTCCAAGGAGTATAATACAACCAACCCAAGAACCCAAAATTGTTGAAAATGGTAGTTCACCAAAAACAGGGATCACATTGGAAGCTGATGCAGTAAACGGCTCAGATACTATCAAGATTAAAGGAAATACTAGTTACAGAGGAACAGACATTACTTTCATTGTAAATTCTCCGGCAGGTAATTTAATATCAATTGGTCAGATCACACCGGGAATACACGGAGACTTTGAATTAGAAATTAAAGCAGGAGGATCACTATGGAAGGAAGATGGAATTTACACAATTACTGCTAACCAAGGAACATCATCAGAATACAAAAAATCAATTCAAGTTGAAATCAAAGATGGTTTGGTAATCCCAGAGTTTGGGGTAGTTGCATCATTGGTTTTAGGTATTTCATTATTTACAATGATAATGATTTCATCAAAATCAAAAATTAGTATTTTATCTAGATACTAG